Genomic DNA from Blattabacterium cuenoti:
TGAACTTTTTGATATTACAGAAAATAAACGTAAAGAAAAAGAAGAATATATTAAAGAAGAAGAAATATAAAAAACTTCTATTTTATAATTATTTATAATGATAAAAAAAATTTTACTTTTAGATAAAAATCATTTATTTATTTCTTATAAATTAAGAAAAAAAGGATTTATTTATGATGAAAAAAATATTAATTTTTTAGAAATTATAATTAGAAATTTAACAATAAGTAAAAAATTTATTGAAAAAGCTATAAATTTTATATTTATAGCTAGAATAGGTTAAGGAATTAAAAATATTAATAAAAATTATATATATAAAAAAAAATAAAAATAATTAATAAACATCTTTTAAATATCTTTTATTTATTTTCATATTAATCATAAACGATATTGGATCTTCTTTTCCTACTTTTTCTATTATACGATTTATAGTATTTTCTACATCTACACTCATCGGCGTTTTTTTACCACATATATAAATATATGCTCCATTTTTTATCCAATAAAAAAATTCTTCTTTATTTTCCCATATTTTATCTTGAACATATATTTTCTTTTCTTGATCTCTAGAAAAAGAAATACTTGCATTATATAAAACTCCATTTTTTATCCATTTTTCTATTTCATTTTTGTATAGAAAATCAAAATTATAATTTTGATCTCCAAAAAATAACCAATTTTTTCCAGAAGCTTTTACATATTCTCTTTCATATAAAAAAGATCTAAACGGAGCTATTCCTGTTCCTGGTCCTATCATAATAATATTTGAATTATTGTTAGGAAGCTTAAATAATTTATTTCTATGAATGAAAAAAGATATTTTATCTCCTTTTTTCAAATTAATTAGAAAATTAGAACAATGCCCATATTTTATTTTATTTTTTTGTAATTCTATTTTTTTTTGAACAAGTAATACAGTTATATGAATTTCATTAATATGTTTCTTAGGAGAAGAAGATATAGAATATAACCTAGGAGTTATAGATTCCATAATATTTATTAGATTTTTTAATAAAGACAAGTTTTTGTTATTATGAAATTTTTTTAAAAGATCTATAATATCCCAATTTTTTTTATAAAATATTTTTTTTTTATCTATTTTAAATAATTGTGAATAATTATTTAAAAATTTTTCAGATAAATTATAAATTTTTTTATTTTTCTTCAATGAATAAAAAATAGAATTATATTTATTAATATCATTCAAATTGAATATACTCATTATTTTTTTTATATCTTCAAAATTATTTTCTGGATATATTCCAATAGAATCTCCAGGAAGATATTCTTTATTAGAAATATTATATATTTCTATATGATGAATTTTTCTATTTTTATTTTTATTTAAAATTTTATTATTTAATATAATTCCATTTTCTATATTTTTTTTACTATTTTCTATATTTTTTTTACTATTTTCTATATTTTTTTTACTATTTTCTATATTTTTTTTACTATTTTCTATATTTTTTTTAAAAAAATATATGATATTATTAATCCAATATTCTGATTTTTTTTTATAATCTGTATCACATTTATATAAATCTAAAATTTTAGTAGAACCTAAATATTCAAGACGTTTATCTACATCTTCTCCAGCTTTACAAAAATTAACATAAGATTTATCTCCTAAAGCTAATACACTATATCTAAGTTTATTTAATTCAATATTTTTATTATGAATAAAATAAAAAAAATCTTTTCCCGAAGAAGGAGGGTCTCCATCCCCATAAGTACTCATTATTATCAATAAATAACTTTCTCTCTCTAATTCAAATAAACAATAATCATTTAAATCAAATAATCTTATGTTTAATTTTTCTTTTTTCATTTTATTAAACATATAAAATGCTAAATTTTCAGCATTTCCAGTTTCACTACTATAAACTAATGTAATTATATTCTTTTCTATTTTATTTTCTAAATTTAAAAAATTACATAAAAATCCAGATATATATCCATACATCCATATAATATCTTCTTTAGAAGATTTTTTTATTAAATCAATAAATATTTTATTATTGGTTAACATGATTATTATTTTAATTTTTTTAACAAAATAAATTATCTACTGATATATATCTTTCTCCAGTATCATAATTTATTGTTAATATAATTGATTCTTTAGGAAATTTATCAATATTATTATTTATAGCAGATAAAGATGCTCCTGTAGATATTCCAACTAATATTCCTTCTTTTTTTGCAATTTTTTTCATAAAATTAAATGCTTCTTCTTTAGAAACTAAAAAAGTTCCATTTAACAATTTTTTATTTAAAATAGATGGAATAAATCCAGCACCTAATCCTTGTAAATTATGAGGAGTTGATTTTCCTCCAAATATTACTGGAGATTCTATTGGTTCTACAGAAAATATTTTTATTTTTGAAAATTTTTTTCTTAATACTTCTCCTATACCTGTAATATGACCACCAGTTCCAACTCCAGTAATAAAATAATCTATTCCATTAGGAAATGAATATAAAATTTCTTGTGCAGTAGTTTTTTTATGAATATCTGGATTTGATATATTATCAAATTGTTTAGGCATCCATGAATTAGGAATTATATCAACTAATTCATTTGCTTTTTCAATAGAACCTTTCATTCCTTTTTCTCTTGGTGTAAGAACAAATTTTGCTCCAAAAATAGAAAATAATTTTCGTCTTTCCATACTCATAGATTCTGGCATTACTAAAATAAGTCTATAACCTTTTACAGCAGAAACTATAGCCAATCCTACCCCTGTATTTCCAGATGTTGGTTCTATTATAATATCACCTTTATTTATTATTCCTTTATTTTCTGCATCATTTATCATAGATAAAGCTATTCTATCTTTTATACTTCCTCCTGGATTATTTCTTTCTAATTTCATCCATATATTTCTTCCAGGAAATAAACGATTAAGATGAATATGAGGAGTATTTCCAATAGTTTCTAGAATATTTTTTACTTTCATCATTAAATTAAATTTTTTTTTATATATTAAAATCGATAGAATTAATAAAAGAATTATTATTTCTCATTTTTATTTCATTTTTTTGATAAACTATAGAATATGGAGGAACACTTCTAGTTATCCATACATTTCCACCTAAAATGCTATCATGTCCTATTATTGTATTACCACCAAGAATAGTAGCTCCAGCATAAATAGTAACTTTATCTTCTATAGTAGGATGACGTTTAATATTAGATAATTTTTTATCTACATAAATAGCTCCAAGAGTTACTCCTTGATATATTTTAACTCTATTTCCTATATTAGTACTGGATCCTACTACAATTCCAGTTCCATGATCTATTGAAAAAGCTTTTCCTATTTTTGCAGCAGCATGAATATCTACTCCTGTTTTACTATGAGCATATTCAGTAATTAATCTAGGAATTATTGGAATTTTTTGAATCCAAAGTTGATGAGCTATTCTATACAATGCAGTAGCAAAAAATCCTGGATAAGTTAAAAATATTTCTTCTATTGAATTTGCAGCTGGATCAGAATTTAATATTGCATTAGCATCTATTAACAGCATATGATATATATTTGGTATTTGATTAAAAAATACTGTAGAAAGAATTTCTGAATTTTTTTTTGATAAACTTAATTCTATAAAAATTGAACATAAAGTTTTATATAAAACTTTATAATTTTCTTTAAAAATTATTTCATTTTTTAATAAAGATGAATCTGGAGTAAATAATAAATGAAATAATTTTTCTACAAAAAGTTTTGATTTATTTTTGTTAGGAAATTTTTTATTTTTTTTGTTATTTTCTTCAAAAATGGTTTTCGGAAATTTTAAATTAATCATAATTTACAAAATTCAATCATATTAAATTTCATTAAGTTATTTAAAGTAAATAAATTTTATAAAATTAAAAATATATATTATGAAAATAAAAGTAAAAAATCCTATTGTAGAAATAAATGGAGATGAAATGGCTAGAGTTATATGGAAGTATATAAAAAAATATTTTATATTTCCTTATTTAGATATTGAAATTAAATATTTTGATTTAGGAATAAAAAATAGAGATAAAACAAATGATCAAATTACAATAGATGCAGCATATGCTATAAAAAAATATAATGTAGGAATAAAATGTGCAACAATAACTCCAGATAAAAAAAGAGTTAAAGAATTTAATCTAAAAAAAATGTGGAAATCTCCAAATGGAACAATTCGAAATATTATAAATGGTACTGTGTTTAGAGAACCTATAATAATAAAAAATATTACTAAATTTATTCCAGGATGGAAAAAATCAATATGTATTGCCAGACATGCTTATGCAGATCAATATAATGCTATTGATTTTCCTATTGAAGAAAAAGGAACTTTATATATTACATTTATACCAGACAAAAATATAAATGATTCAAAAAAATTTAAAATTTTTCATTTTGAAAATAAAGGAATTGCTATGGGAATGTATAATACAGATGAATCTATATGTAAATTTGCTCATTCTTGTTTTAATTATTCTATACATAAAAAATATCCACTTTTTCTTTCTACAAAGAATACAATTCTAAAATCATATGATGGTAAATACGTAGATATATTTCATAATTTATATAAAAATGAATATAAATCTAAATTTGAAAATATTAATATAAAATATGAACATTATTTAATAGATGATATGATTGCTAAAGTAATTAAATCAAATGGAGGGTTTATATGGGCGTGTAAAAATTATGATGGAGATATACAATCAGATTGTATTGCTCAAGGATTTGGTTCATTAGGAATGATGACCTCTATTTTACTAACTTCAGATGGAAAAACATTAGAATCTGAAGCAGCTCATGGAACAATAACTAGACATTATAAATTATATAAAAAAGGATTATCTACATCAACAAATCCAATAGCGTTATTATTTTCTTGGATTATAGGACTTAAACATAGAGCTTTTTTAGATAAAAATCTAGAACTAGAAATTTTTTCTAAAAAACTTGAAAAATCTTGTATAAATTTTATAGAAAAAGGAAATTTAACTAAAGATTTATTTTTTTCTATTAATAGAAAAACTGAAAATGATATTAATACAAATTTTTTGGATACAAAAACTTTTATTAAAAAATTAAGTTTTTTATTTAAAAATGAAATTAAAAAAAAATAAATATATTTATCAATATTTATATTTTTTCATAATTTTTTTTGTAATATTCTTTTTTCTTATTTTTCCTAAAAAATTTTCTTCAAAATTTTTTATAAAAAAAATTATTTTTGGTTTTAAATATTTTTTTTCTCCTTTAAATAAACGTTCTGGAATTTTTATTTTAAAAAAAGATCCTTCTATAATTAAAATTATTTTTTCTCCTATAATTTTATCTGGAATAGAAGATATAAAAAATCTTTTATTATAAGGAATAAAATTACTTATAATATTTTCTAATTGTTCAGGAATTACTTTTATTCCTCCAGTATTAATAATATTATCGTATCTTCCTATCCATTTAAATGTATTATTATTTTTTAAATGTACAATATCATTTGTTTTAATAAAAATATTATTCATTTTAGGAAAATTTACTATTAAACAATTTCTTTTATCTATTTTAATATTTATATTTTTTAATAATCTAAAATAATAATTATCAATATTATTGTTTATTTTACATAATGCTATATGTCCATAAGTTTCTGTCATTCCATATGTAGCATAAAAATTTGTTGATGATATATTTTTTAGTTTGTTTATCAAATAATTTGATATAGAATATCCTCCTATTAAAATATTTTTAATTTTTTTTAAATATTTTATACTAAAAAAAACTTGCATAGGAATCATTGATGCAATATCAAAATTATATATTTTTATATTTTTTAATGGATTATATGATGGAGGAATACATAAAATTTTCCATTTAAATATCATAGAACGAATCAAAAACATTTTTGATGCTATAAAATTTGGAGATAAACATAATAATCCTATAATATTTTTTTTATTTAATTTTAAATATTTTACAGATTCTATAGCTCTTTGAATTATATATTTTTTTTTTAAAAATATTTTTTTACAATTTCCTGTTGTTCCAGAAGTTTTAATTTCTATTACAGAATTATTATCATTCCAATCATTCAAAAAAGATTTAATAGAATTACTCCATATAGAATCATTCTTTGGAAATATAATTTTTTTATTAGAAAAATCTATCCACATTTTTATAAAAATTATTTATTATTTTTTTTATACCAAAGAAATCCATTTTTAGAATTAATACTAATATTAGTAATAGATATATTATTTTTATAAATATTTTTTGTATTTAATCCATGAAAATAAGAATTATATTTTTTATATTTATTATTCATAATAAAAGTCCATTGAGAAATAATATTAATTCCTATATTACTTTCTAAAGATGAACTAACCCCCCATTTAATTCCTCTTTTACAAGCTTCTGATATCCATTCTTCAGATTCATAAAAACCTCCATTAGCACTAGGCCTAATAATTAAAAATTTTGGTTTTATAAAATCTAGTATTTTTCTTTTTTTTTTTAAATTATTAATACCTATTATTTCTTCATCTAATGCTATAGGAATAGGAGATATTTTACATATTTCAGCCATATTTTTCCATTTCCCTGGTAATATTGGTTGTTCTAAATAATATATAGATTTTATTATTTTAATTTTATTTATAAAAAATAAATATTCATTAATATTATTAAAACATCCATTAGCATCTAATCGTATTTGTAATTTTGGATATTTGTATCCTATTTTTTTTATAATAAAACTTTGATAATCAATATCATTTTTACTAATTTTTATTTTTATAGATTTAAATCCATAAAAAATCTTTTTTTTTATTTTATTATATAAAATTTTTTTTTTATTTTCTTTCCATATATTTAACCATAATAAATCATTTATTGGCAACCCCTTTATTCCTTTAGTAAATTCAGATTTATATAATATTGGAAATTTTCCTTTTTTTAAAAATAAAAAAGCTTGTTCTAAAGCAAATAAAATAGAAGGATTAGATATATTATTTATATAAAAATTATATGTAATATTTCTATTATTTAATTTTAATAAATTATTAATTTCATGTTTAATTTTGTATGAATTTATTATAAATTTTTTATTATTTAATATAATTGAATTATATTCTCCTACACCTATTCTTTTATATTTATCTATAATAAAAATAATCCATATTATATTTTTTTTAAAAAATTTTTGAGAATTATACAAATTTTTTCTAAAAAATAAAATTTTTTTTTTAAAAAAAAATTTAACATAAAAAATTATTTAAATATTTATAGATTCACCTGTATTTAATAAAATCAATCTTTTTCCATTATTATAGAACATTTCAATAGATTTTTTTTTATCAATTTTAATATTTTCAAAAGTATTATAATGAACACCTAAAATATTATCACATTTTAATAATTCAGACGCAATAATAGCATCTTCAACACCCATTGTATAAGTTCCTCCTATTGAAAGAACAGACAAGTCTATTTTTCCATATTTTGGAATTAATTTCATATCATATGTAACAGAAGTATCTCCTGATAGATATATATTTTTTTCTTTAGTATGTAATAAAAATCCACCTGGATTACCTCCATAAGTACCATTTAAAAAAGAACTAGAATGAATAGCAATTACATATTTTAATAATCCAAATGGAAATTCAATAAAAGATCCATAATTTATTCCATATGTTTTTATTCCTTTTTTTTCAAAAAAAGAAGATATCTCATAATTAGATATTAATAATATATCTGGATTTTTTTTATAAAAAAAGTTAACATCATCTACATGATCATAATGTGCATGTGTTAATAATATATAATTAATTTTATTATTTATATATTTTGATATTATATTATTATATAATAATTTTTTATCATAAAAAAATGGATCTATTATTAATTTATATTTATTTATTTCTAATAAATATGTACTATGATATAAAAAAGTTAATTTCATAAAAATTTAATTTATATTCCTATAATTAATCCATATATAAAAATAATTAAAACTAATTTTTTTAGTTCTAATGTAAATAAACTATTTTTATTTTTATTATTAAATAATAAATATATATTTATAATATGTTTAATTGTAAATAATAAAATTATATTTAATAAAATAAATTGATAATTTTTCTTTTTATTAATAAAAAGAAAAATATAACCTAAAGTTATTGCTGTTAATATAATTATTGTATGATATAATTTTATATATTTTGGTCCTAAATATGTAGCCAATGTTTTCTTTTTACATAAAAGATCATAATCCATATCTCTCATATTATTTATATTTAAAACTGATGCATTAAATAATCCTATGGATAAAGATAAAAATATTATATCTACTGTTGGAAATAAATGAGTATATAAAAAATAACTAAATATAATAGGAACAAATCCAAAAAATATTAATACTAATAAATCACTAATTCCTATAATATATCCATAATTTATTCCTAATGAATAAGATATAGATGTATATATACATAAAATTAATCCTAATAAATAAATAAATGAATATAAATTATTTAAAGATGTCAATAATATTGATACATATATAAGCATAATTCCAGATAAAAAAGATAATATAGATAATATATAAATTGAATATTTTATATGAACATCAGATATTAATCCAGAACTAATAACTTTTTTTCTTATAAAAAACAATCTATCTAATCCTTTTTTATTATCTCCATAATCATTTGAAATATTTGATAATATTTGTAATAAAACAGCTGTTATTATACATAGTATATATATATAAATAATTTTATCATTAAAATAAACTTTATTATATATATGTAAAAATATTGATGTTAATCCTGATAAAGATAATGGAATTGTATGTATTCTAGATAAATATATCCAATATTTTAATTTCATAAAAATTTTTTAAATTTTTTAAAATTTGGATCTCTTTTTTCTAAAAAAGCTTTTTTTCCTTCTTGTGATTCTTCCATTAAATAAAACATTAAAGTAGCATCTCCAGCTAATTGCATTAGTCCGTGTTGACCATCTAATTCAGCATTTAAACACCTTTTAATTAATCTTAAACACATTGGACTTCTTTTCTGTATTATTTTACACCATTTTATTGTTTCATTTTCTAATTCATTTATATCTACTATTTTATTAATTAATCCCATATCTAAAGCTTCTTTTGCATTATATTTTTTACATAAAAACCAAATTTCTCTTGCTTTTTTTTGCCCTACATTACGAGCTAAATAAGAACTTCCAAAACCACCATCAAAAGATCCAACTTTTGGTCCTACTTGACTAAATATAGCATTATTAGATGCTATAGTTAAATCACAAACAACATGTAATACATGTCCACCTCCAACAGAAAATCCATTAACCATAGCTATAACTGGTTTAGGTAATTCTCGTATTTTTTTATAAAAATTTAATATATTTAATCTTGGCTGACCATCTTCTCCTAAATATCCTCCTGGACCTCTAGTTCTTTGATCACCTCCTGAACAAAAATATTTATTTCCATTTCCTGTTATAATTAAAACATCAATATCTGTTCTATTTCCACATATTTCAATGGCATTTATCATTTCTTCTACTGTTTTTACACGAAATGCATTACAATATCTTGGTCTATTAATTTCTATCTTAGCAATTCCATTACAAATAAAAAATAAAATATCTTTATAATTTTTTATTGTAATCCAATCTATTAATTGATTCATAATATGAATTAAATATTTAATTAATTTTATTAAAATAAACAAAAATTTTTTATATTAATATATTAATGTTTAGAAATATATTAGCAATTTTTTTAGGTATATTTATTAGTTATTTAGAATTAATAATTTTATTTATAGAAATGAGAAAAAAATTATATTTAAATATTGAACTAAAAAATATTAAAATAATTTTATCAGAATATTTTAACAAATTTTTACTTATAATAATTATATATTATATAATTGGACTTTTTTCTAGTGAAATAATAACAGCTTTTATTGTAAAAAAAGCAAAAAAAGCATATTCAATTTTAACTGGATTTATTTTTTCTATAAATACTTTATTACTTATAATATTTAATCCATTTCCATTATGGTTTAAAATAATCATGATTCCAATATGTTTTGTTTTACCTTACTCTGTTGGAAATTTAGTTGAATTTTTAATAAAAAAAATTAATATATAAATATATTATTATTTTATAATATCAAATATATAAATCCAGATATATATCCAATTAAAGCTATCCAACTAATTTTTTTCAAATACCAAATAAAATCTATTTTTTCTAATCCCATTGCTGCTACTCCAGCAGCAGATCCTATTAATAATAAACTACCTCCAGTTCCAGAAACATAAGCTATATAATGCCAAATATCATGATCAATAAAATAAGAATAAGAAAACATAGATATAGTTGCAGCAACAAGAGGTATATTATCTATCATAGATGAAATAAGACCAAATATAAAAGAAGTTATTTTCCATTCATATATTACATTATTTATCCAATTAGAAAAATTATATAATATACCTAATGATTCCATAGAAGAAATAGACAATAATATTCCAAAAAAAAATAAAATACCAGAAAGATCTAATTTTTTTAAAATATCATCTATACAATCATTAAATTTTTTTCCATGTTTAATTAAGCATATACATAAAAGTACTCCCAAAGAAAACATCATTCCCATATATGGAGGAATTCCTATGATAATTTTGTATATTGGAACAAGTATCATTAATAATGATCCAATTTTTAGCATAAAAAAACCTTCTTTAATATTATTAATTGATAATTTATTTTTTTTAAAATAAATATTACCATTAAAAATAGGATAATTAGATATTATACATGTAGAAACAATCATACATATTAAAGATGGAATAAAAACTTTTTTTAATAAATAAAAAATAGTAACTTTTTTAGATATCCATAACATAGTTGTTGTTATATCTCCAATTGGAGACCATACACCTCCAGAATTAGCAGATATTATAATTAATCCCAAATAGTATAAACGTTCTTTGTAATTTGGTATTGTTTTTCTTAATAAAGATATTAAGACTATACTTGCTGTAAGATTATCTATTATTGCTGATAATAAAAAAGATGTAATACTTAATTTCCATAAAAATTTTCGTTTTGTATCAGTATAGAATAATTCTTTTAATGCTTCAAATGCAAAAAATTCATCAAGAATAGAAATAATTAACATTGCTCCAATTAAAAAAAATATTATTTCAGATGTTTTTCCTAAATATAATAATAATAAATTATTAGGATCTTTTCTTATTAAATATTGACTTAATTCATATACTGGAAGATTTAAATATATTATTAATGACCAACATATAATAGCCATTAAAATAGATGGGATAATTTTATTTATTGAAATAATATTTCCAAATATAATAAACAAATATCCAATAAAGAATATTAAAACTACCATTTGGATTATTTTATTATAAAATTAATTAAATAATTAAATTATTTATTGAATCCATGATGGACAAATAGAATTTTTTCCAATTAATTCTTCAATACGTAATAATTCATTATATTTTGAATTACGTTCAGATCTACATATTGATCCAGTTTTTATTTGTTTTATATTAAATGCAACTGATAAATTTGATATAAAAGAATCTTCTGTATCTCCAGAACGATGTGATATTATATTTTGATATTTATTATTTTTTGCAAAATTAATAGTTTCAATAGTTTCAGTTAAAGTTCCTACTTGATTAAGTTTAATTAGAATAGAATTAGCTATTCTTCTTTCTATACCATATTTTAATTTATCAACTTGAGTTACAAACAAATCATCTCCAACTAATTGTACTTGATCTCCTATTTCATTAGTTAAAATTTTCCATCCTTTCCAATCATTTTGAGCCATTCCATCTTCAATAGATATAATAGGATATTTATTAATTAAAAAAGATAAATATTGTGCATGATCTTCTCTTGATTTTATAGAAGATATTTCTGTATTTTTCTCAAATTTAGAATAATCATATTTATCTTTATCATAAAATTCAGATGAAGCAC
This window encodes:
- a CDS encoding SLC13 family permease — protein: MVVLIFFIGYLFIIFGNIISINKIIPSILMAIICWSLIIYLNLPVYELSQYLIRKDPNNLLLLYLGKTSEIIFFLIGAMLIISILDEFFAFEALKELFYTDTKRKFLWKLSITSFLLSAIIDNLTASIVLISLLRKTIPNYKERLYYLGLIIISANSGGVWSPIGDITTTMLWISKKVTIFYLLKKVFIPSLICMIVSTCIISNYPIFNGNIYFKKNKLSINNIKEGFFMLKIGSLLMILVPIYKIIIGIPPYMGMMFSLGVLLCICLIKHGKKFNDCIDDILKKLDLSGILFFFGILLSISSMESLGILYNFSNWINNVIYEWKITSFIFGLISSMIDNIPLVAATISMFSYSYFIDHDIWHYIAYVSGTGGSLLLIGSAAGVAAMGLEKIDFIWYLKKISWIALIGYISGFIYLIL